A genomic region of uncultured Pseudodesulfovibrio sp. contains the following coding sequences:
- a CDS encoding glutamate--tRNA ligase family protein, translating to MTKIVSRFAPSPTGFLHIGGARTALFSWLLAR from the coding sequence ATGACCAAGATCGTTTCCCGTTTCGCGCCGAGCCCGACCGGGTTTCTGCATATCGGCGGTGCGCGTACCGCGTTGTTTTCCTGGCTGCTGGCCCGC